The following is a genomic window from Vitis vinifera cultivar Pinot Noir 40024 chromosome 6, ASM3070453v1.
AGGCCTTCAAGTTACTTCTTACTCTCCATATCCATTAAATTACCAGTGTGCAAGCCTTATGTGCAAGAAGCAATGAAGCAGGACTTTTAAGAAATATTCCTGTCACAACACAAGAGAATCACCTTGTATAATTTCTCCAATGCACTGCTTCAAGACAACCTTCATTAAAActgatttttaaagaatattgtGCATCTAAAATATGAAGTTTATCTTGTGAGATACTAAAGTGGATTCCATATGATACATTTGTTCAATGTTTATGAATACGACTAAAAGTTGGTTCTCTTTTCTCGATATTCACTTCAGTCCAGCAGGCAAGCGCTTATGTCTGGAACCATTAAACAGGCCAATGCACAATTGCTAATTGCTGCAAAAGAGATTTACCCACTTCTCTTTTTCTGAGACGTAGAGAGTCACCTGCATGTGTACATCCTTTGTTGAACTATATTTGGTGACCTTCTATTAGTTGTATTTTGGGAATTTTCATAAGCAAAGTCGTTCAATTGATTATGCAAGAAGGTGGGAACACAGTAAAGGGACCCACTCTCCCACAACGAGAATATTTTTCTGCTAAAGTTAACCTCTTAGATGATACCTGTCTGTGTGTTGCATATTTGACAAAACTAAGCTGTCCATAAATCTATATCAATCAACTGTCTAAAAATACCTGTCAGGAAATGTTTCCAGCACAGTGGACAAAGATTAAATGATTCATCTGTAAAGCTCCCACCCTGCTGAAGGAAAATGTTCTTTTTCAAGATTTCTATTAGGATCCTTTCACTCACATCTAGAGCAGGAAAATGGATTCTATCAGTCATAACATTATTGACTTGCTTAACATTTCTTTCACTTCTGCATCAGTCAATGTATATATGTACATAGTGCTGAAAGAATAGTTGAAGTAAAAGTTTGGTTGTGTTGTCATGCTCTATCAATATGAAAATTCCTTCTAAGTACACTGTATTTTTCTTAGGCTTCTCAAATTCTCCGGATCATCACATTCTATTCAACTCAGCTTCCTGGCTCAAACTATCATTGTCGGGAGGTAAAAATGATAGAACAGCTAATGCTGCTTTTATCatggaaaattttaattcattatgtttaaCTCATTGTGATCAAAGCAATTGTTTACAATCAGGTACAACTGTCTCTTTCAGGGCTCAAAACTTGCCAGGCTGCCTCTCCCTGACAATGCACTTGAAGTTCTCTTAATTAActgtaaattttgattttgtgatttttttagtatttctatttaattacaCAATTTACACCATGATGCTCATTTGATTGTATCAATGTACAGTTCCCCGAGGTGTTATATATGGCTGTGGTGACTTGATATTTTCATCTCACATGATCTTTACCTTAGTATTTGTTCTCACATATCAAAAATATGGTACCAAGAggtaattcattttttatttttttcttgtactaGGTGCATTTACATCtctttataacaatttttatgttatgttatttTCCTAATTGCAAATGCTAATGTATACTGAAACAAAACAGCTTTTATCATCAGGCATATAGAAAACTCAGTGGCTAGTGGTTAAGTGGATGTGTAGTATTCTATTGATTCTGTTGGCACTTTTGTGGCTTATTCTCACAGGTGTATTAAGCAATTTTCTTGGTTAATTGCTGTGATTCAGAGCCTCTTGATTATAGCTTCTCGCAAGCATTACACAGTTGATGTTGTTGTTGCATGGTAAAAGGAGGATACTGTTCTGCTCTTTAAATAATAGTTTGAGGAACACTGTTCTGCTCTTTGTTATCATTGTTTTGTTTGATTCTATGCAGGTACACTGTAAGTTTGGTGGTATTCTTTGTTGACAATAAATTGCCTGGTCAGcactataattttattttcctcattttaGCATTATTTACTCAAGGTTTCTCTCTTAGAGTCTATTTGAAATCAacttttttaatgatttttatatgtTGAAACAAGGTTCTATCATTCATCGTGGCAGCATCTCTTTATCTTACCTCTAAAAtgcaaaaatagttttctttttggATAAGATTCTTCACCTTGTATGAATGTGCCTTGTCGGAGTTAAGAGTTGTATTTATGTGGAGTTGAAATGATTTGTTTAGAGCTaaacacaattccaaaaaaaaaaaaacaaaattttcaagcaACAGAGGATGAGAATGCAGTTGCTTCACAAAGGACAGGATCATTCTCgtgttttttcccttttcattCTTGAGAAACGAGATGCCCATGTTATACATTCATGTAAACTGTAGCATTGACTCTTTGTATTGCCAATTTTTTTGCAGAACTACCCGACCGATCCCCTGGAACTATATCTCTGCCACTGCTACCATTGAGTGCCAAAGATGAGGATGGCAAGAACAAAGAAGAGCACAAGAAGTTCCCTAATGGGAATTCCATATACACTGTAGATTTAGTATAGAAAACCAAAGTTACTTCAAATCACCTATTACTCCTGTG
Proteins encoded in this region:
- the LOC100246652 gene encoding phosphatidylinositol:ceramide inositolphosphotransferase, yielding MAFYITRRASKVWRRICGEVALEIPLLAQKWKLLLAGLFFQYIHGLAARGVHYLHRPGPVLQDAGFFLLPELGQDKAYVSETVFTFIFFSFLLWTFHPFVFQSKKIYTVLLWCRVLAFLVASQILRIITFYSTQLPGSNYHCREGSKLARLPLPDNALEVLLINFPRGVIYGCGDLIFSSHMIFTLVFVLTYQKYGTKRCIKQFSWLIAVIQSLLIIASRKHYTVDVVVAWYTVSLVVFFVDNKLPELPDRSPGTISLPLLPLSAKDEDGKNKEEHKKFPNGNSIYTVDLV